One part of the Caproiciproducens sp. CPB-2 genome encodes these proteins:
- the dusB gene encoding tRNA dihydrouridine synthase DusB, giving the protein MKIGNLQIDGFAVLAPMAGVADRAFRETCVRFGASYAVSEMVSSKGLQFNDKKTGELMELSGAERPAGIQLFGSEPAVMAQAAKKAMEYRPDVIDINMGCPAPKVSCSGSGSALMKNPGLCGEIVAAVKSAVPVPVTVKIRKGWDSGSVNAVEVAKICEAAGADAVTVHGRTREQMYAPGADWEIIRRVKQAVGIPVIGNGDVVSAKAAAQMLEQTGCDAVMVGRGALGNPWIFSQINAYLTDSCRIVPPPDIHERILVMLRHIRLMCGYKGERRAMNEARKHVGWYLKGMKNAASFRRRAGVLESWEQLEELARDILLANSEPTQPL; this is encoded by the coding sequence ATGAAAATCGGCAATTTACAGATAGATGGCTTCGCCGTGCTCGCGCCGATGGCCGGCGTGGCCGACCGGGCTTTCCGCGAGACCTGCGTGCGGTTCGGGGCCTCCTATGCGGTCAGCGAAATGGTCAGCTCGAAGGGGCTTCAGTTCAACGACAAAAAGACCGGCGAACTGATGGAGCTGAGCGGCGCAGAGCGCCCGGCGGGCATCCAGCTTTTCGGGAGCGAGCCCGCCGTGATGGCACAGGCGGCAAAAAAGGCGATGGAGTACCGCCCGGATGTGATCGACATCAACATGGGATGCCCCGCGCCGAAGGTGAGCTGCAGCGGCTCCGGCAGCGCGCTGATGAAAAACCCCGGACTCTGCGGGGAAATCGTCGCGGCGGTCAAAAGCGCCGTCCCCGTACCGGTCACGGTGAAAATACGCAAGGGCTGGGACAGCGGCAGCGTCAACGCGGTGGAAGTCGCTAAAATCTGCGAGGCCGCGGGTGCGGACGCCGTCACCGTCCACGGCCGCACGCGCGAGCAGATGTACGCCCCCGGCGCGGACTGGGAAATCATCCGCCGGGTCAAGCAGGCGGTCGGCATCCCCGTGATCGGAAACGGCGACGTTGTTTCCGCGAAGGCCGCCGCGCAGATGCTGGAGCAGACCGGCTGCGACGCGGTGATGGTCGGGCGCGGGGCGCTGGGCAACCCGTGGATTTTTTCACAGATCAACGCCTACCTGACCGATTCGTGCCGGATCGTCCCTCCGCCGGATATCCATGAGCGCATCCTGGTCATGCTGCGGCATATCCGGCTGATGTGCGGATACAAGGGCGAGCGCCGCGCCATGAACGAGGCGCGCAAGCATGTGGGCTGGTACCTGAAAGGGATGAAAAACGCCGCGTCGTTCCGCCGCCGGGCGGGAGTTCTGGAAAGCTGGGAGCAGCTGGAGGAGCTGGCCCGGGATATCCTTCTGGCGAACAGCGAACCCACACAGCCTCTATAA
- the polA gene encoding DNA polymerase I — protein MKLLVLDGNSILNRAFYGIRLLTTKEGIFTNGIYGFLTMLQKLKNETDPDAVAIAFDMRAPTFRHKEYAGYKAQRKGMPEELAQQLPNLKELLRLLGYRLVECEGFEADDILGTLAHRCSETGDECILATGDRDSLQLVGPRVSVRLAATKFGQPQVTVYDEAKIMEDYGVTPKQLIDIKAIQGDSSDNIPGVAGIGPKGAGDLIQRYHDLDSIYQEIDTLDIKEGMRQKLIRDKETAYLSRYLGTIRTDAPVDTEISHYIPQPCDNDAAARLMAKLEFFSLIDKMGLREPAASPEAEKAEEAAPGVAENTDPAALLKGLQKAGRADFIAEDDGGNLKLYLNSGSRIHVIDDAGWIKRLCEDETIRKNTHDIKPLYAALLARDIVLKNPGIDTMLAAYLLNPSASGYEPSRLAQEYGVALTRQEDALLTDACVMPALADVLAGEIGKKNQTELLNNIEMPLAEVLARMETVGFAVDKDGIRSYGEVLQAQIDTIQTQIYETVGYEFNINSPKQLGEALFEKLGLNHGKKTKTGYSTAVEILENLRYEHPAVELVLNYRSLAKLKSTYCEGLLKVIAPDGRIHSNFNQTETRTGRISSTEPNLQNIPVRTDLGREMRRFFVAREDWVLVDADYSQIELRVLAHVANDKNMIQAFLNNDDIHRSTAAQVFHMPEQMVTPVMRSRAKAVNFGIVYGIGAFSLAKNIHVTRKEADTYIKDYLAHYSGIDRYMKEVVALAKETGYAETMFGRRRYLPELTSSNFNMRSFGERVARNMPIQGAAADIIKIAMVKVEKRLEKEGMRSQLILQVHDELIVESPKDEAEKAARILTEEMENAVSLSVPMVAEAKIGKTWYEAKA, from the coding sequence ATGAAGCTGCTTGTACTTGACGGAAACAGCATATTGAACCGCGCGTTCTACGGCATCCGCCTTCTGACCACGAAGGAAGGCATTTTTACCAACGGAATTTACGGCTTTCTGACCATGCTGCAGAAACTGAAAAACGAAACCGACCCCGACGCGGTGGCCATCGCGTTCGATATGCGCGCGCCGACCTTCCGCCACAAGGAATACGCGGGTTACAAGGCGCAGCGCAAGGGGATGCCCGAAGAGCTGGCCCAGCAGCTTCCCAATCTCAAGGAATTGCTGCGGCTTTTAGGCTACCGTCTGGTGGAGTGCGAGGGCTTTGAGGCCGACGATATTCTGGGCACGCTGGCGCACCGTTGCAGCGAAACCGGGGACGAGTGCATTCTCGCCACCGGCGACCGCGACAGCCTTCAGCTGGTCGGGCCGCGTGTCAGCGTCCGGCTTGCCGCGACCAAATTCGGCCAGCCGCAGGTCACGGTTTACGACGAGGCCAAAATTATGGAGGACTACGGCGTGACCCCGAAGCAGCTGATCGACATCAAGGCGATTCAGGGGGATTCGTCGGACAATATTCCGGGCGTCGCGGGCATCGGCCCGAAGGGCGCGGGCGACCTGATTCAGAGATATCACGATCTGGATTCCATTTATCAGGAGATCGATACGCTCGATATCAAGGAGGGAATGCGCCAGAAGCTGATCAGGGACAAGGAGACCGCCTATCTGAGCCGCTACCTCGGGACCATCCGCACGGACGCGCCGGTCGATACGGAAATTTCCCACTATATTCCGCAGCCCTGCGACAATGACGCCGCCGCGCGCCTGATGGCAAAGCTCGAATTTTTCTCGCTGATCGACAAAATGGGCCTGCGCGAACCCGCTGCTTCTCCGGAGGCGGAGAAAGCGGAGGAAGCCGCGCCGGGCGTTGCGGAAAACACCGACCCGGCCGCGCTTTTGAAGGGACTGCAAAAGGCGGGCCGCGCCGACTTTATCGCGGAGGATGACGGTGGGAACCTGAAACTGTATCTCAACAGCGGCAGCCGGATTCATGTGATCGACGACGCCGGATGGATCAAACGGCTCTGTGAGGACGAAACCATCCGCAAGAATACGCATGACATCAAACCGCTTTACGCCGCGCTGCTGGCGCGGGACATCGTGCTGAAAAACCCCGGGATCGACACGATGCTGGCGGCTTACCTGCTCAATCCGTCGGCGTCCGGCTACGAGCCGTCCCGGCTGGCGCAGGAGTACGGCGTTGCCCTGACCCGGCAGGAGGACGCCCTGCTGACGGACGCTTGTGTGATGCCCGCGCTTGCGGACGTGCTGGCCGGTGAAATCGGGAAGAAAAACCAGACGGAGCTGTTAAATAACATCGAAATGCCCCTGGCGGAAGTGCTGGCCCGCATGGAAACCGTCGGCTTTGCCGTGGACAAGGACGGCATCCGCTCGTACGGAGAGGTTTTACAGGCACAGATCGACACGATCCAGACGCAGATTTATGAAACGGTCGGCTATGAATTCAATATCAATTCCCCCAAACAGCTGGGCGAGGCGCTGTTTGAAAAGCTGGGGCTGAACCACGGGAAAAAGACGAAAACCGGCTATTCCACAGCGGTGGAAATTCTGGAAAACCTGCGCTATGAGCACCCGGCGGTGGAGCTGGTGCTGAATTACCGCAGCTTGGCAAAGCTGAAATCCACCTACTGCGAGGGCCTTTTAAAGGTGATCGCGCCCGACGGGAGAATCCATTCCAATTTCAACCAGACGGAAACGCGCACGGGCCGCATCAGTTCCACGGAGCCGAATCTGCAGAACATCCCCGTGCGCACCGACCTCGGCCGGGAAATGCGCCGTTTCTTTGTCGCGCGCGAGGACTGGGTGCTGGTGGACGCGGATTACTCCCAGATTGAGCTGCGCGTTCTGGCGCACGTTGCCAATGACAAAAATATGATACAGGCGTTTTTGAATAACGACGATATCCACCGCAGCACGGCGGCACAGGTGTTCCATATGCCGGAGCAGATGGTTACCCCGGTGATGCGCAGCCGCGCCAAGGCGGTCAATTTCGGCATTGTGTACGGGATCGGCGCGTTTTCCCTTGCGAAGAACATCCATGTTACGCGCAAGGAGGCCGACACCTATATCAAGGATTACCTTGCCCACTATTCCGGGATCGACCGGTATATGAAAGAGGTCGTGGCGCTGGCGAAGGAAACCGGCTACGCCGAGACCATGTTCGGCCGCCGGCGCTACCTGCCGGAGCTGACCTCCAGCAATTTCAACATGCGCTCGTTCGGCGAGCGGGTGGCGCGCAATATGCCGATCCAGGGCGCCGCCGCCGATATCATCAAAATCGCGATGGTGAAGGTGGAAAAGCGGCTGGAGAAAGAGGGCATGCGGTCGCAGCTGATTTTGCAGGTACACGACGAACTGATTGTGGAGTCCCCGAAGGATGAGGCGGAAAAGGCCGCGCGGATTCTGACGGAGGAAATGGAGAACGCCGTTTCGCTCTCCGTGCCGATGGTGGCCGAGGCGAAAATCGGAAAAACGTGGTACGAGGCGAAGGCATGA
- a CDS encoding putative RNA methyltransferase, with translation MTIFTCPVCREKLDRLAKAYVCKNGHSYDIAGEGYVHLLPPNKMHAKVPGDNQEMTASRRRFLESGAYRLFSDKLNELVRAYSRTKSPILLDAGCGEGYYTGRLCDDLLSHGFAPRVFGFDISKFAVKAAAKKYKSISFAVASSFAIPVSDGAADFALDVFAPVVESELNRVLKPGGTLILAVPGPRHLYGLKEILYDEPYENESFEADYGGFAFIGRVPAQTDAAISGALIQDLFAMTPYFYKTGAEGVRRLKQVQTLKTHLEFDFLIYEKVGENCAGAKS, from the coding sequence ATGACTATTTTCACCTGCCCCGTCTGCCGGGAAAAGCTGGACAGGCTTGCGAAAGCCTACGTCTGCAAAAACGGGCACAGCTACGATATTGCGGGGGAGGGCTATGTCCACCTCCTGCCGCCGAACAAAATGCACGCCAAAGTACCCGGCGACAATCAGGAAATGACCGCGTCGCGCCGCCGCTTTCTGGAATCCGGCGCCTACCGGCTTTTCAGCGATAAGCTCAACGAGCTGGTGCGCGCATATTCCCGGACAAAAAGTCCAATCCTCCTTGACGCGGGCTGCGGGGAGGGCTACTATACCGGGCGGCTGTGCGACGACCTGCTTTCCCACGGGTTTGCCCCGCGGGTCTTCGGGTTTGATATTTCCAAGTTTGCGGTAAAGGCCGCGGCGAAAAAATATAAATCGATTTCCTTCGCCGTCGCCAGCAGCTTCGCCATCCCGGTTTCGGACGGCGCGGCGGATTTTGCTCTGGACGTGTTCGCGCCGGTGGTGGAAAGCGAGCTGAACCGTGTGCTCAAACCGGGCGGAACTCTGATTTTAGCCGTGCCGGGTCCCCGCCATCTGTACGGGTTAAAGGAAATCCTGTACGACGAGCCCTATGAGAACGAGTCCTTTGAGGCGGATTACGGCGGATTTGCCTTTATCGGCCGCGTGCCGGCACAGACCGACGCCGCGATTTCCGGAGCGTTGATTCAGGACCTGTTCGCCATGACGCCCTATTTCTATAAAACCGGGGCGGAGGGCGTACGGCGGCTGAAACAGGTGCAGACGCTAAAAACGCATCTCGAATTTGATTTTCTAATCTATGAAAAGGTGGGAGAAAATTGCGCAGGCGCAAAGAGCTGA
- the rimI gene encoding ribosomal protein S18-alanine N-acetyltransferase translates to MSGARIVPMGEKHLGALEKIDALCFSDPWTREGLRAELSSDTARFAAAECGGETVGCAGMHCVCGECYIDKVCVHPGFRRRGIARALVRYLIEDAVRNHAEFITLEVRRSNDAAVALYAGLGFEPVGVRKDFYTSPKEDALLMTRFFQNKG, encoded by the coding sequence GTGAGCGGGGCGCGGATCGTGCCGATGGGCGAGAAGCACCTTGGCGCGCTGGAGAAGATCGACGCCCTCTGCTTTTCGGACCCCTGGACGCGCGAAGGGCTCCGCGCGGAGCTCTCCAGCGATACGGCCCGGTTTGCCGCGGCGGAGTGCGGGGGGGAAACCGTGGGCTGCGCGGGCATGCACTGCGTCTGCGGGGAATGCTATATCGACAAGGTCTGCGTCCACCCCGGCTTTCGCCGGAGGGGGATCGCGCGGGCGCTGGTGCGGTATTTAATAGAGGACGCGGTCAGGAACCATGCGGAATTCATCACGCTGGAGGTGCGGCGGAGCAACGATGCCGCCGTCGCGCTTTACGCCGGGCTCGGCTTTGAGCCGGTCGGGGTCAGGAAGGATTTTTACACGTCACCGAAAGAGGACGCGCTGCTGATGACGAGATTTTTTCAGAATAAAGGATGA